In the Acidovorax sp. A79 genome, one interval contains:
- a CDS encoding translocation/assembly module TamB domain-containing protein: MHPDTPKPHARSSDFSAGASSSGPRPPARRARRAARAAGWLLVALVALTIAAVAAVWWWTGSGTSLATALARAARYLPAGQQLESREVTGSLRQGGRIGWLRWSSPDLAVEVTDIRLGWQLAPLLQRRLELGEVHAARVQITPQGSPPDAEPATPLTQLVLPLHIGVPFRVDQLQWAGSPAVQALGLAGDYRFDGREHRLNIDSVELAQGRYSARATLGAQAPMALDASVDGTVHTAVPGGEPAMQVQAHATLQGTLATVSARLQLQARVSPSPGTSTPTPAPGTRGPRAPASPTKAPAPAPAQPMQADVQATLAPWATQPLQAASATLHAIDLATLWPQAPATQLHGTVQAGPGPAGGGTHWSVQAQLRNELPGPWDQARLPLTALRADARYDGTRWTVPAATASAGDGTVTLQGHYTPATHAMEGEAQVRNLRPDALHTAFAAAPLAGRLSAQTAQGDTVRFTADIRAVAAGGRASALRINTFTAQGHWQPAPPPQAGTGGTLRLERLLLDALQARAEATDLRIALGGPPSVQGQMVLTVPGATARAQGHAAPLAGGGDLQVQWSDIDTTQRWLASLPLAGGTLQGAMQGISAKGAGQLTARWKGGWQTLVRQLQAAGGGSAPPAGKDTFELQATLGTAHMELSLPPAPGTGRGATAVQLHAVKAELSGTLAQAALSLQGEARMDAPQGAQAHRLALQTRLTGGLAAPAQWQVQVGEMRLQAQDTQHPGPWTLQLSEPLHITARTPGTAPLSVETSAGQARLNGPLPGTVVLRWQPVRLASGPALRVQTQGTLQGLPMAWVDALGAGDTPAAAGRTAQPLLARMGLASSIVLDGQWNVDTTTANPRASASLRRASGDLRILAGDPTAVTAVQSSGQGKGAGAATAIATEASAAPAGAGTAAGVREAEATLDLEGEALRARVRWMSERAGEIDASVNTRLSLAGPAAASPPAPARPGAADAPQRTGTASLAWAPDAPLAGTLRARMPDVGVWSALAPPGWRVRGTLDASATLSGTRNAPRWSGTLGADDLAVRSAVDGVDLQGGRLRATLQGNQLDITEFRLQGGRGSGARIAGFSGNRTAAPQDGGTLTGTGRITWGDAANGLSGIAMGFQAEAKALQVLVRADRQISVSGQLQAQLQQGQISLRGKLTTDRATIILPDENAPSLGSDVVVRSAAKDREDQARAQAAAKASQVAAQAETAKPPDIAVTLNLGRDFALSGHGITTRLTGEVDIRSSAVPGAPPRVTGEVRTEEGRYRAWGQMLDVETGLIRFNGPYNNPSLDILALRPNISVRAGVQVTGSAQAPRVRLYSDPELPDAEKLSWVVLGRNAAAGGAEAAVLQQAALALLGRGGNNNTAANMASRVGLDEIGFKGPGSGEDASAAALTFGKRLSKDLYVTYERSLSGTLGTLYIFYDLSRRLTLRGQTGEKSAVDIIYTVKYD, from the coding sequence ATGCACCCCGACACCCCCAAGCCCCACGCCCGCTCCTCGGACTTCAGCGCCGGGGCGTCGTCTTCCGGGCCGCGCCCGCCAGCCCGGCGCGCGCGCCGCGCCGCGCGGGCCGCGGGCTGGCTTCTGGTGGCCCTGGTGGCGTTGACGATCGCCGCCGTGGCGGCGGTGTGGTGGTGGACGGGCAGCGGCACCTCGCTGGCCACGGCGCTCGCGCGGGCGGCCCGCTACCTGCCGGCCGGCCAGCAGTTGGAAAGCCGCGAGGTCACCGGATCGCTGCGCCAGGGCGGGCGCATCGGCTGGCTGCGCTGGAGCAGCCCGGACCTGGCCGTCGAGGTCACCGACATCCGCCTGGGCTGGCAGCTGGCTCCCCTGCTGCAGCGGCGGCTGGAACTGGGCGAAGTGCATGCCGCGCGCGTGCAGATCACGCCGCAGGGCAGCCCGCCCGATGCCGAACCCGCCACACCCCTCACGCAGCTTGTGCTGCCGCTGCACATCGGCGTGCCGTTTCGTGTCGACCAGTTGCAATGGGCCGGATCGCCCGCCGTGCAAGCGCTGGGCCTGGCGGGCGACTACCGGTTTGACGGCCGCGAGCACCGCCTGAACATCGACAGCGTGGAGCTGGCCCAGGGCCGCTACAGCGCGCGGGCCACCCTGGGCGCACAGGCCCCCATGGCACTGGATGCCAGCGTGGATGGCACCGTGCACACCGCCGTGCCTGGCGGCGAACCCGCCATGCAGGTGCAGGCGCACGCCACGCTGCAGGGCACATTGGCCACCGTTTCGGCGCGCTTGCAATTGCAAGCGCGTGTAAGCCCCTCCCCCGGCACCTCCACGCCCACGCCAGCCCCGGGCACGCGGGGACCCCGGGCTCCAGCGTCGCCCACCAAGGCGCCCGCCCCCGCCCCAGCGCAACCCATGCAGGCCGATGTGCAGGCCACGCTCGCGCCCTGGGCGACCCAGCCCCTGCAGGCGGCCAGCGCCACGCTGCACGCCATCGACCTCGCGACGCTCTGGCCCCAGGCGCCGGCGACCCAGTTGCACGGCACCGTGCAGGCGGGGCCAGGACCGGCAGGCGGCGGCACCCACTGGTCGGTGCAAGCGCAGCTGCGCAACGAGCTCCCAGGCCCCTGGGACCAGGCCCGCCTGCCCTTGACGGCCCTGCGGGCCGACGCCCGCTATGACGGCACCCGCTGGACCGTGCCTGCCGCCACGGCCTCGGCCGGCGATGGCACGGTGACGCTGCAGGGCCACTACACCCCGGCCACCCACGCGATGGAAGGCGAGGCCCAGGTGCGCAACCTGCGCCCCGATGCACTGCACACCGCCTTCGCGGCCGCCCCTTTGGCAGGCCGCCTCAGCGCGCAGACGGCGCAGGGCGACACCGTGCGCTTCACGGCGGACATCCGCGCCGTCGCGGCGGGCGGCCGGGCTTCCGCCCTGCGCATCAACACCTTCACCGCGCAAGGCCACTGGCAGCCCGCCCCGCCCCCGCAGGCCGGCACTGGCGGCACGTTGCGGCTCGAACGCCTGCTACTCGACGCCCTGCAGGCGCGCGCCGAGGCCACCGACCTGCGCATCGCGCTCGGCGGGCCGCCTTCCGTGCAGGGCCAGATGGTGCTGACAGTGCCCGGCGCCACCGCCCGTGCCCAGGGCCATGCCGCGCCGCTCGCCGGTGGCGGCGACCTGCAGGTGCAGTGGAGCGACATCGACACCACCCAGCGCTGGCTGGCCAGCCTGCCGCTGGCGGGCGGCACGCTGCAAGGCGCCATGCAGGGCATCTCCGCCAAGGGCGCGGGGCAGCTCACCGCCCGCTGGAAAGGTGGCTGGCAGACGCTGGTGCGCCAGCTGCAGGCGGCCGGCGGCGGCAGTGCGCCGCCAGCGGGCAAGGACACCTTCGAGCTGCAGGCCACCCTTGGCACCGCGCACATGGAACTGTCGCTGCCGCCCGCGCCAGGTACCGGCCGGGGCGCCACCGCGGTACAGCTGCACGCCGTGAAGGCCGAGCTTTCCGGCACCCTCGCACAAGCCGCGCTGTCGCTGCAAGGAGAGGCCCGCATGGATGCGCCCCAGGGCGCACAGGCCCACCGCCTTGCGCTGCAGACCCGCCTGACCGGCGGGCTGGCCGCCCCCGCGCAGTGGCAGGTACAGGTCGGCGAGATGCGCCTGCAGGCGCAGGACACACAGCACCCCGGGCCATGGACCCTGCAGCTGTCCGAACCACTGCACATCACCGCGCGAACCCCGGGCACCGCCCCGTTGTCGGTGGAAACCTCCGCAGGCCAGGCCCGCCTGAACGGCCCGCTGCCGGGCACCGTGGTCCTGCGCTGGCAGCCCGTGCGCCTGGCCTCCGGGCCCGCGCTGCGGGTGCAGACCCAGGGCACGCTGCAAGGCCTGCCCATGGCCTGGGTCGACGCGCTGGGCGCGGGAGACACCCCTGCTGCCGCGGGCCGCACGGCCCAGCCCCTGCTGGCCCGCATGGGCCTGGCCAGCAGCATCGTGCTGGACGGCCAGTGGAACGTGGACACCACCACGGCCAACCCGCGCGCCAGCGCCAGCCTGCGCCGGGCCAGCGGCGACCTGCGCATCCTGGCCGGAGACCCCACCGCCGTGACGGCCGTGCAGAGCAGCGGCCAGGGCAAGGGCGCGGGCGCCGCCACCGCGATCGCCACCGAGGCCTCGGCAGCACCGGCGGGAGCGGGCACGGCAGCGGGTGTGCGCGAGGCCGAGGCCACCCTCGATCTGGAGGGCGAAGCCCTGCGGGCGCGTGTGCGGTGGATGAGCGAGCGCGCCGGAGAGATCGACGCCAGCGTGAACACCCGCCTGTCACTCGCGGGGCCCGCGGCCGCCTCGCCCCCCGCACCCGCTCGGCCGGGCGCGGCAGACGCACCACAGCGCACCGGCACCGCAAGCCTTGCCTGGGCACCGGATGCGCCACTGGCTGGCACGCTGCGCGCGCGCATGCCCGACGTGGGCGTGTGGTCGGCCCTGGCCCCGCCCGGCTGGCGCGTGCGCGGCACGCTGGACGCGAGCGCCACCCTGTCGGGCACCCGCAACGCGCCGCGCTGGTCGGGAACCCTGGGCGCGGACGACCTGGCCGTGCGGTCCGCCGTGGACGGCGTGGACCTGCAGGGCGGCCGCCTGCGTGCCACGCTGCAAGGCAACCAGCTCGACATCACCGAGTTCCGCCTGCAGGGCGGGCGCGGCAGCGGCGCGCGCATCGCGGGCTTCAGCGGCAACCGCACGGCCGCGCCGCAGGACGGCGGCACCCTCACCGGCACCGGCCGCATCACCTGGGGCGATGCCGCCAACGGCCTCTCGGGCATTGCCATGGGATTTCAGGCGGAGGCCAAGGCCCTGCAGGTGCTCGTGCGCGCAGACCGGCAGATCAGCGTGTCGGGCCAGCTGCAGGCCCAGCTGCAGCAGGGCCAGATCAGCCTGCGCGGCAAGCTCACCACCGACCGGGCCACCATCATCCTGCCCGACGAAAACGCCCCCAGCCTGGGCTCGGACGTCGTCGTGCGCTCGGCCGCCAAGGACCGCGAGGACCAGGCCAGGGCGCAGGCCGCCGCGAAGGCCAGCCAGGTGGCGGCGCAGGCGGAAACCGCCAAGCCACCCGACATCGCGGTCACCCTCAACCTGGGCCGCGACTTCGCGCTGAGCGGCCATGGCATCACCACCCGGCTGACGGGCGAGGTGGACATCCGCAGCAGCGCCGTGCCCGGCGCCCCACCCCGCGTGACAGGCGAGGTGCGCACCGAGGAAGGCCGCTACCGGGCCTGGGGACAGATGCTGGACGTGGAGACCGGGCTCATCCGCTTCAACGGCCCATACAACAACCCGTCGCTGGACATCCTCGCGCTGCGCCCCAACATCAGCGTGCGCGCGGGCGTGCAGGTCACGGGCAGCGCCCAGGCCCCCCGCGTGCGCCTGTATTCCGACCCCGAACTGCCCGACGCTGAAAAACTCTCGTGGGTGGTGCTGGGCCGCAACGCAGCCGCGGGCGGCGCCGAGGCCGCCGTGCTGCAGCAGGCCGCGCTGGCGCTGCTGGGGAGGGGCGGTAACAACAACACGGCGGCCAACATGGCCAGCCGGGTCGGCCTGGACGAGATCGGCTTCAAGGGCCCCGGCTCCGGCGAAGACGCCAGCGCCGCCGCCCTCACCTTCGGCAAGCGCCTGTCCAAGGACCTGTACGTGACCTACGAACGCAGCCTGTCGGGCACGCTGGGCACGCTGTACATCTTCTACGACCTCTCGCGCCGCCTCACGCTGCGCGGGCAGACCGGCGAGAAGAGCGCGGTGGACATCATCTACACGGTGAAGTACGACTGA
- a CDS encoding D-Ala-D-Ala carboxypeptidase family metallohydrolase produces the protein MQLTPHFTLAELTASTTASRLGIDNTPPPELLPRLVLTAEMLERIRSTLNAPVTVTSGYRGRQVNAAVGGVTSSDHTQGYAADIVAPGYGTPTQIARTLAPLVSVLGIGQLILEGVKGKQWVHVSTRVPDKPANRVITITDKGAQLGIQELP, from the coding sequence ATGCAACTCACACCGCACTTCACGCTGGCCGAACTGACGGCCAGCACCACGGCCAGCCGACTTGGTATCGACAACACCCCGCCGCCCGAACTGCTGCCCCGTCTGGTGCTTACGGCGGAGATGCTGGAACGCATCCGCAGCACGTTGAATGCCCCTGTCACGGTCACCAGCGGCTATCGCGGCCGCCAGGTCAACGCGGCCGTGGGCGGCGTCACCAGCAGCGACCACACCCAGGGCTACGCCGCCGACATCGTTGCGCCTGGCTACGGCACCCCCACGCAGATCGCGCGCACGTTGGCGCCTCTGGTATCCGTGCTGGGCATTGGCCAGCTCATCCTGGAGGGCGTGAAGGGCAAGCAATGGGTACACGTGTCCACACGTGTGCCCGACAAGCCTGCCAACCGCGTGATCACGATCACGGACAAAGGTGCCCAGCTGGGCATTCAGGAGTTGCCATGA
- a CDS encoding carbohydrate-binding protein, which yields MAEGFLILRPMEVTEATLVSSTVPETDEAVYNPATPYPVKALVMWKHSVYENTLADNTGNAPDLNPDKWVRVRATNRWRLFDGTNSSRTAQANTMSYVFAPGISIRMVAALNLVACSAIRVRLIDPVRGTVYDVTKAPGRRPVRSDPWEWYFGEWTRGLGLSLFENLPAYPLAQLRVDLTGGEGLAIGLLMYGQPRRFGLGVLRGGKVNRRVYSRREENQFGDIELLKRPSAKEGSHEVLIKNQEVDEVLEYLDTIDASICLFVAARSFSATVIFGIFTDASVLLQHRNHSLLQLEMLGAI from the coding sequence ATGGCGGAAGGCTTTCTGATCCTGCGGCCCATGGAGGTGACCGAGGCCACCCTGGTCTCGTCCACCGTGCCGGAGACCGACGAGGCCGTCTACAACCCGGCCACACCCTACCCGGTGAAGGCGTTGGTGATGTGGAAACACTCAGTGTATGAAAACACCCTGGCCGACAACACCGGCAACGCGCCCGATCTGAACCCCGACAAATGGGTGCGGGTTCGGGCCACCAACCGGTGGCGATTGTTCGACGGCACCAACAGTAGCCGCACGGCCCAGGCCAACACCATGAGCTATGTCTTTGCGCCAGGCATCTCCATCCGCATGGTGGCCGCACTCAACCTTGTGGCGTGCTCCGCCATCCGCGTGCGCCTCATCGATCCCGTGCGAGGCACGGTGTACGACGTGACCAAGGCCCCGGGGCGACGCCCCGTGCGGTCCGACCCGTGGGAGTGGTACTTCGGCGAATGGACTCGTGGCCTGGGCCTGTCGCTCTTCGAGAACCTGCCGGCGTATCCGCTGGCGCAGCTGCGCGTGGACCTCACGGGCGGGGAGGGCCTGGCCATCGGTTTGCTGATGTACGGCCAGCCGCGCCGGTTCGGGCTTGGCGTGCTGCGTGGCGGCAAGGTCAACCGCCGCGTCTATAGCCGCCGCGAGGAGAACCAGTTCGGCGACATCGAGCTGCTCAAGCGCCCTTCGGCAAAGGAAGGTTCGCACGAGGTGCTGATAAAGAACCAGGAGGTGGACGAGGTGCTGGAGTACCTGGACACCATCGATGCCTCCATTTGCCTGTTCGTCGCCGCCCGGTCGTTCTCGGCCACCGTCATCTTCGGAATCTTCACCGACGCCTCGGTGCTGCTGCAGCACCGCAACCATTCCTTACTGCAGCTTGAAATGCTGGGAGCCATCTGA
- a CDS encoding DUF1799 domain-containing protein: MDTLHVWPDNVRAWQFFASIGTRWSYGPSGRPVGFRWESLYPLLDRAAPDPDDWAELRLHLEIMEAAALAAYTEFFPPPKR, encoded by the coding sequence GTGGACACGCTCCACGTCTGGCCCGACAACGTCCGCGCGTGGCAATTCTTTGCCTCCATCGGCACCCGATGGTCCTACGGCCCCTCCGGGCGGCCCGTGGGCTTCCGCTGGGAGTCCCTCTACCCGCTGCTGGACCGCGCGGCCCCCGACCCAGACGACTGGGCCGAACTGCGGCTCCACCTGGAAATCATGGAAGCCGCAGCCCTCGCGGCCTACACCGAGTTCTTTCCACCCCCTAAGCGCTAG
- a CDS encoding phage tail assembly chaperone, with protein sequence MSTEKTKPVTMLDSLDGQSPIFPVHLDLQRLDGTMVRVTIQCKAMGKRAWSRMRREHIDAVQAAEAAFAEQELANSVPTLDAPRPSVPPLDQMVDRGITRDAAFLANIADSWSLPQACDAEGLERLEDKFGGALGKLLNAYELAVYQGQLGNSAPLRAR encoded by the coding sequence ATGAGTACCGAAAAAACCAAGCCAGTCACGATGCTGGACAGCCTGGACGGCCAGTCCCCCATCTTCCCCGTGCACCTGGATCTGCAGCGCCTGGACGGCACCATGGTGCGCGTCACCATCCAATGCAAGGCCATGGGCAAACGCGCGTGGAGCCGCATGCGCCGCGAACACATCGACGCGGTGCAGGCCGCCGAAGCGGCATTCGCCGAACAGGAGCTGGCCAACAGCGTGCCCACGCTCGACGCGCCCCGGCCCAGCGTGCCGCCCCTGGACCAGATGGTGGACCGTGGGATCACGCGCGACGCGGCGTTCCTGGCGAACATCGCCGACTCGTGGAGCCTGCCCCAAGCCTGCGATGCCGAAGGCCTGGAGCGGCTGGAGGACAAGTTTGGCGGCGCGCTGGGCAAGCTGCTCAACGCCTATGAGCTGGCGGTGTACCAGGGGCAGCTGGGAAACTCCGCGCCATTGCGCGCGCGCTGA
- a CDS encoding phage tail tube protein, with protein sequence MARTPSGTISAVATEFALSKVVSAISNAAEAVVQCVAHGCNPNDIVVIQSGWARISRRAFRVKSAPTVDSLVLEQADTTSLTLYPAGGGAGSLVKVTTWVQLTSTLNPSSSGGEAKKVTYKFQESDQEFSINDGFSAVDRGFDMDADAITTPGYLALRKLTEVQIDTVMRKVAKSGATSYLPCTINLNEEEIETDGQIVVCKVAVSGNARSTRYATPAVV encoded by the coding sequence ATGGCTCGTACCCCTTCCGGCACCATCAGTGCCGTCGCCACCGAATTTGCCCTCAGCAAAGTCGTCTCGGCCATCTCCAATGCGGCAGAAGCCGTTGTCCAGTGTGTGGCCCACGGCTGCAACCCCAACGACATCGTCGTGATCCAGTCCGGCTGGGCGCGCATCAGCCGACGTGCCTTCCGCGTCAAGTCGGCGCCCACGGTGGACAGCCTGGTGCTTGAACAGGCGGACACCACCAGCCTCACCCTGTACCCGGCAGGCGGCGGCGCGGGCAGCCTGGTCAAGGTCACCACCTGGGTGCAGCTCACCAGCACCCTCAACCCCAGCAGCTCCGGTGGCGAGGCCAAGAAGGTCACCTACAAGTTCCAGGAATCCGACCAGGAGTTCTCGATCAATGACGGCTTCAGCGCCGTGGACCGTGGCTTCGACATGGACGCCGACGCGATCACCACGCCCGGCTATCTGGCGCTGCGCAAGCTGACCGAGGTGCAGATCGACACCGTGATGCGCAAGGTGGCCAAGAGCGGCGCCACCAGCTACCTGCCGTGCACGATCAACCTGAACGAAGAGGAAATCGAGACGGACGGCCAGATCGTGGTCTGCAAGGTGGCGGTGTCCGGCAACGCGCGCAGCACGCGCTACGCCACACCCGCCGTCGTCTGA
- a CDS encoding DUF3168 domain-containing protein has protein sequence MSAETVIPVALGPLVADAVYPDVAPEGSPLPRIVYQQVGGVSTVYAEGALPTTENGRYQLACWAETRLQALALAQQVEEILVAHPVLQAEPIGARTAAHEPDNGLRGYRQDFSIWSPR, from the coding sequence ATGAGCGCCGAAACCGTAATCCCCGTAGCGCTCGGCCCCCTGGTGGCAGACGCCGTGTACCCCGATGTGGCGCCCGAGGGCTCACCGCTGCCCCGCATCGTGTACCAGCAGGTGGGCGGAGTCAGCACGGTGTATGCCGAAGGCGCCTTGCCCACCACGGAGAACGGCCGCTACCAGCTGGCCTGCTGGGCAGAGACGCGCCTGCAGGCCCTGGCCCTGGCCCAACAGGTGGAGGAGATCTTGGTAGCGCACCCGGTGCTGCAGGCAGAACCCATCGGCGCGCGCACCGCGGCGCATGAACCCGACAACGGCCTGCGCGGCTACCGGCAGGACTTCAGCATCTGGAGCCCGCGCTAG
- a CDS encoding HK97-gp10 family putative phage morphogenesis protein: protein MTRASMSASYDFSKIDASLDKITQAAEEATRPAAQEGIQVFYDEVRARCPVSDRAHGHEPGNLQRSVYQAHADDESGPGRSVYRCSWNKAKAFYGTWVENGNSKMAAQPFLRPAYDAARTKAAQAARRRMLADVKKVLR, encoded by the coding sequence ATGACCCGCGCCAGCATGTCGGCCAGCTACGATTTTTCCAAGATCGACGCCAGTCTGGACAAGATCACCCAGGCCGCTGAAGAGGCCACGCGGCCTGCCGCCCAGGAGGGCATCCAGGTGTTCTACGACGAAGTACGGGCGCGCTGCCCGGTATCGGACCGTGCCCACGGGCATGAGCCCGGCAACCTGCAGCGCTCGGTGTACCAGGCGCATGCGGACGACGAAAGCGGGCCGGGGCGCTCGGTGTACCGCTGCAGCTGGAACAAGGCCAAGGCCTTCTACGGCACCTGGGTGGAAAACGGCAACAGCAAGATGGCCGCACAGCCCTTCCTGCGGCCCGCGTATGACGCAGCCCGCACCAAGGCCGCCCAGGCCGCGCGCCGCCGCATGCTGGCTGATGTGAAGAAAGTCCTGCGATGA
- a CDS encoding phage head closure protein, with the protein MDPGKFKHYCSLQVPGTDRDAAGQPIPGWTELTTFWADIRGGAGLETIKAGAVTSTRQVSIRTRFRTDITGAMRVVSQGVTYKINAVLPDLVGRKYVDLACEVIQ; encoded by the coding sequence ATGGACCCGGGCAAGTTCAAGCACTACTGCAGCCTGCAGGTCCCTGGCACCGACCGGGACGCCGCTGGCCAGCCTATCCCAGGCTGGACCGAGCTCACCACCTTCTGGGCTGACATTCGGGGCGGCGCTGGCCTGGAGACCATCAAGGCCGGCGCCGTCACCTCCACCCGACAAGTGTCCATCCGCACCCGTTTCCGCACGGACATCACTGGCGCCATGCGCGTGGTCAGCCAGGGCGTCACGTACAAGATCAACGCCGTGCTGCCCGACCTGGTGGGCCGCAAGTACGTGGACCTGGCCTGCGAGGTGATCCAATGA